In Phaseolus vulgaris cultivar G19833 chromosome 7, P. vulgaris v2.0, whole genome shotgun sequence, the genomic stretch ataaaataaaaaaggcaaaaaaaagtaattagttgAATAAATATGTTCTAGtgtaaatataaaatgatataCTTAAAATAACatgatattaataaaataataataattttaatttagaatggtagaaaaaaaacatgttaagAAAACTCAAATAAAGTATAGTAATGTATATGAGTTATATACGGTTAGGACACTCAAAtgcttctttttatttatttatttatttattattggtaaaaaaattattttatataaaatttatatgtaaagagatataaaatatttttaaaatatgaatattttaaaagaaataaaaaagattaCAAGTTATTGAAAACACAGATAGTTGTATATAGATAATGAAAATGAATACATCTGAAAactgataaaagaaaagagtaaaaaaaagaGTGATCGAGAAAGCAGCACAGTAATTTACCACTTTCAAAGCACATGAATTTGTCATGTAAAATGAAGAGTGGAGTCAAAGATTAGATTCAATTCAAAATCTAATAAAGGGTTTACATAACCAACAACATGTTTTAAAATTCAACATGTGTCAACAATGATTAAAATACCCAATTGTGagacttattttaaaaaaattaagaaagttttaaaaatatattagtaaATGCAATTCATCGTTAGATATACTTTTACATAAAATTCATCCACCTTTAACCTTTTAGAAATAACTTATCTTTTGATAACCCTATATCATAAGAGAATTTATGCTGGAAGCCTCAGACCAAATTTAAGGAAAAGGACAGCAAAAACAAAACCCCATTCAGATCCTTCTGCAATTCAACAGCCCATAGAAGAGGGAATGACAGAAAGAGCTTAAATACTtcccaaaacaaaaaataaaacttctatttctttccactttCCCTTCAATTCAAATTTCTATTTTTCTCTCACCTCACTTGCATCCTCAGCCCCCATATCAAACAGACCATAAAGCTCTCCAAACAACACACATGTTAACAAAAGAAATAAACTTTCACACGGGAAGAGTTATAAATGGAATGGAAGGAATTGAACAGAGTCTTTATACAACATTGCTTTTCTCTTTACATTCTATAGTTAATGATTAATAATATAGTAATGGATAATATGagatgattataaaaataatacagcATAATCAAATCTTAATTCGACACGTTTTCACGTGTGCTGTAAATGCCAAACAAGATCTATCGTACTCGGGGTGCTAAACGTATATACTAATACTgtacttattgaaatttagatTATAATAAGGGAAACAATATATGGATTTTTAGACCTTGTTAGTTATAACAGTTTAAAACTGTTTTACCGGATACTATTAATACCCACTCTTTTCTGTTCTTTTGTTTATTATAGTGAACTTACTATTTACTCTAAAAGATAACTACTGATTTCCAATCAAACAAATTGCCCCAACATCAATAACTAACATTGAAAATTCAGcacttaaattaattaaaaaaaatatatctaacAATTTATGAAACTCAAATAAGTACTATTATAGAGAATGGTTATAAATATCTATAAACGTACTGTGTAAAAATTCTTACAAATAATAAGTTAGCTATACCTAAACCCAATCTAATTTGATGATCCAATTAATGCAATTACTTCCTACACCTTCGTATTTCCTTTGCACACTTCTTCATTATAATGTAATGAAAAactgatattttaaaaattttatactCAAGATATTTTTCCGAAATGTATTAAAAGTTGAATAAGCATAGGTTGTGCAAtcattcaagaaaaaaaaatattttaaaataaaaagtttagaatatataatctataattaaattttgaCTTCATCACTCAAAACATTCCATGACTATACTTTGAAATAGACATAGCAATGTACAGAAGTATAACCAGTGTGGATGATCCATATGAAAGCAGAGCTAAAAAGAACTCTGATGTTTTAGGAAGAGTCGAGAAATTCATACAATGTTGCCTCTCTCCCAACGAGTACTCAGATTAGAAGGGTCTAAAAAATGGTGCAATTCCCGGCAATGAATGACAACTAAAAAAAGGCACTTTGATTTTTAATAAGCAGTTCAGTTACATTTGAAACAGAATGCGCTAATGACATGTAACTTTTAACTTGTTAAATATGGAAGGTAATATTTTGCTCTACAATTCAAGGGCTGCAAAGGCTCCTTAAATCCTCCTCCTTGGCATACCAATTTGGTATTATTTTTGAAACATGAGGGTAAAGATCCTTGTACGAGTTCCTAATCGTTCCTTCAGCAACGCCTGTGGCAATTGATATATCTGCATTAAGACAATATGTCAGGATGAGACACGTGTATGAAATACCATAGATGTTACAAGATACTCATTTCAAATCTAATTTGagatttcaaattttcaaataaaaacatATCAAATTGAAGAGATCAACAAATGACCCATTCACGTGTGTTTTATCGTCTAAGGAGTGGAGTGTTACAAACCTTTAAGAGGTTTCTTATCATCAGAAAGCTGAGTTATGATGTATATAACTGCTGCAGCAATTGATATAGGACTCCTCCTGAAAAATTGCAGTAAGACGTTTATTAGTATCAATCATCACAAAATAAGTGTACATCTCTGAATATGATGAAAACTAAAACTAGTTGGAGAGAGATACACATGCAGAGGGCCATACAATTAATTTGGCtgataaaatcaaaattacatGCAATACAATATTCAGTGCTTGCATAGCACACCTAAGAGGTCCCACTTCTCACAAACATGCCACCAATTCCTCATCTTCCAATTCTCACCCACATGCAGCACACATCATGTAAAACCAGCAGTTTCCTAATCAAGAATCTAAACAGAACCTAGTTCTCCATGGAAATGAGGGAAGTTTGATACCATAGTAAATTATCAATCTAGATAATTTATAATACCCTGGGATTAAGCTGAACTCTACTGTGTCAACTTTAGCCATGATGTTTCCTCGTAGAGCAAAAATAAGTTAAGTCTTTGGCTGAAACTAGACACTTGTAACAGTACCAAAGCGTAACGTAGTAAATAGGACAAATCCCACTTCAACTGTCAACAACCACCTATTACAGTCTCTAAATTGAGATGagctaaaaataaatatacctTATATCAAATTCTTCTGATTTCTGCACAGCTTCCTGAGCAGCTTTAACAGCTTGATTATTCATACCAAGATTAGAACAGAATCGCCTCTGATGTTTGAGATGAAAGTAGTCAGTAACATCAATGGAAAAAATTCAGATGAATTAGCTCCACAAATAcatgtataaaatatatatatgcttGTCAATAAAGAAAACTCACCATAAAGTCCCCTGCATGTATTGTACCCATCTCCACAGACTGACCATTCTCCAAACCCAGCTGTTTTACTATGTACTCTTTTGCTCGGCCAACTTCCTTCTTTGTGGCCCCATTGGCAACAGAGCAAATTTCTAGTTGAAATCCATAGGTTCAGGGAAGCTCATTTACATACAGAAAGATAAATTGGCAAGCATCCAGATGTTAAAAGAATCATAAGCAGTACCCTTAACAGTACGAGGTTTGTCTTCTTGTCGGCAAGCAATGTAGAGACAAGCAGCCAATAAAGCATCCTGATTTCTTCCTCTACTAGACTTCTGATCTTCAACCCTCTTATATATCTCATTAGCCCGATCCTTCAAACcaatgaaatataaataaaaataagggaATATATTCATTTTACACGAAAACTAAGGTAGAAGacagaaaatataaattaaaatgaaggtTTCAATATTAAATTGAGACAATAAAAGGATTATAAACTTGGTTCTGAGAAGCTTGACATGACACAAGGACTGCCAAAACGTAATCTAGTCCTTTCTCCACATCAATTTGCAGATAGCCAAACTAATTGCTTTGAAAATATAGCTCACATATTCAGGAAGGCACTTAAGTTTTAACCCACTAATTTTACAAAAAGTAGAAACTTATTTTGGACTCCCACGACTTTTGTAATATGGATCAAGCATCATGAACCAGGTGCACACGAAATAACCATGCCCTAGAAGGATTATAAAGCCGTTAACCAAGAGAGGCTGTAAAGATACACCTCATTGAGGAAAAAAGTGTTCACAacaaagaggaaaaaaaacaatttgCCGTATACTTTAACAAGAAGATTAATTTTCAGAGTAAACAAAATTTTGGTTTAACTTCCAGATTAGTTTCATTAACAAAGTGCACAAGAAATTACATACCTCACTGGGTACTAACACTACAAAGAGAAGAATGCAGAGTAAATAAAATTTGGGTGTAAATATAAAGTTAGCCCTTCCGCTCTACAGGTTCCTTGCATTTGGTTTTGCAGAGGGGGAGGTATTGGATTCTAGTTTCTACTAATTAAAGCATGCCTTGTCTGACAAAAAGTCTTTCCAAAGTTCCAAAAGCATGGGTCTCAATAAAGGGGCAGCAACTAAACCAGCTGTAGGTACTGAACCTTTTGATGCTCCAAATAGCATTATACTATACTACACAATTCACAATATCTACAGGGAATTGCAGAAGttccaaataaaaaaatcaccttAACTATACCATTaaaatgtaatcaaatacaCACAAAAATCTACACAATTAGGTAGTCAGCACGATTTCAAAGTTTCAATAAACTTTGGATTTGTGTTTGAGCTTGAAAGCCTAAGGCCTAACTAAACCAACAGAAATGATCATACACAGTGCATAAAGATATTCACACGTTAATGAAACTTGTTATGTAATGAAACCagacaaataaaataaagactTCAAATTAATGTCCCCTTATTAATAATGCAGCTGGATTTTGTTTAACCAGAATTACCTTCAAAACTTACAGCCACACAACTTACAGCATAGTACCTTCTATTTGCAATGATTGGCCCAACCTCCTCACAAATTTGACATGTCATTCATTTGGTTACACTAAAATTTCAGTAAATTTTCCCATCAAGAGCCAAACCACAATCCCAATAATCATGCAGTAGATACAAACATACACAGTTTCATGACTCTCCTGTCATCTCTTTTTTTGCTTATTTAGCTAAAACATCAGGGCAAATCTTATCAAAATAACCTTGCTCAACTAACATTTACATGGACACAATTCCAAAGAATAACCTACTTAATTTAGTTCAAGGCGCTCTTAATACAACTTCAACAAGCTCTGCACTCGTGGTTCAAACTTCACTCACAACAACAACCATATATGATCAAGGCCTATTTAGATACAACTTAAAAGTGCTTTTGAGCACTTGAACTTTCTATAACAGAGAAGCTCCCAAAAGCGCTCAAAAACACTTCCAGTTTCGTATCCAAACAGGCCATTAGACACAAACATATATGCAGTTTCCAGAATCTTGTAATAAcccaaaaattcaaaaaaataatatcgGAAACAAGAACACAACATACCTTGATGGTCGCAACCAGTCCCAACCTGCAAAATCAACGACCACATCAGCCAATCCTTCAATCATAAACATTACATAAATCACATTTCA encodes the following:
- the LOC137830558 gene encoding transcription initiation factor IIB, which codes for MSDAFCSDCKKQTEVVFDHSAGDTVCSECGLVLESHSIDETSEWRTFANESGDNDPNRVGGPSNPLLTDGGLSTVIAKPNGSGGEFLSSSLGRWQNRGSNPDRALILAFKTIATMSDRLGLVATIKDRANEIYKRVEDQKSSRGRNQDALLAACLYIACRQEDKPRTVKEICSVANGATKKEVGRAKEYIVKQLGLENGQSVEMGTIHAGDFMRRFCSNLGMNNQAVKAAQEAVQKSEEFDIRRSPISIAAAVIYIITQLSDDKKPLKDISIATGVAEGTIRNSYKDLYPHVSKIIPNWYAKEEDLRSLCSP